The Aythya fuligula isolate bAytFul2 chromosome 2, bAytFul2.pri, whole genome shotgun sequence genome contains a region encoding:
- the LOC116486388 gene encoding uncharacterized protein LOC116486388 → MAEKADVIPRDEEKIQNNSKEDPFPTCDVVTASPGCPASLVLASLNEDKGSSVVPERLSVLSSKAVAQAKALAGPEIISGSQAQSRASGLAKYQLTAVNTPAGGSLYPLAVCKLKPVDITSLHSKSLCCDCNQDLEVPHPPEVSKVAGELPEAVKNLRCCHMQCASTQYAGSGTKGIVAPCSLGLAIWMKTTKVMETLENKKKEEKEKYRLQLAMYRRLLLLRSIRSLHKQLEQQQSRLQECYGMVINTKKEVLKHIHSTLPSPSP, encoded by the coding sequence ATGGCTGAGAAAGCAGACGTAATACcaagagatgaagagaaaatCCAAAATAACAGTAAGGAAGACCCATTTCCCACTTGTGATGTTGTAACAGCATCCCCTGGTTGCCCTGCCAGTCTGGTTTTGGCCAGCCTCAATGAAGACAAGGGAAGTTCAGTGGTGCCAGAAAGACTGTCTGTCCTCTCTAGCAAGGCTGTGGCCCAAGCAAAAGCCCTTGCTGGTCCAGAGATCATCAGTGGcagccaggcacagagcagggccTCTGGGTTGGCAAAGTACCAGCTGACAGCTGTAAACACACCAGCAGGGGGCTCGTTGTACCCCTTGGCAGTCTGTAAACTCAAGCCTGTGGACATTACTTCACTGCACTCCAAAAGCCTCTGCTGTGACTGCAACCAGGATTTGGAGGTACCACATCCCCCTGAGGTGTCCAAGGTGGCTGGAGAGCTTCCCGAGGCAGTGAAGAACCTTAGGTGCTGCCACATGCAGTGTGCCAGCACACAGTATGCAGGGAGCGGCACTAAGGGCATTGTGGCCCCTTGCAGTCTGGGCCTGGCCATTTGGATGAAGACCACAAAAGTAATGGAGactttagaaaataagaaaaaggaagaaaaggagaagtaCCGGCTCCAGCTAGCTATGTACCGAAGACTTCTACTGTTGCGTTCGATCAGGAGCTTGCAcaagcagctggagcagcagcagtccaGGTTGCAGGAATGTTATGGCATGGTGATAAATACCAAGAAAGAAGTGTTGAAACACATTCACTCAACCTTGCCCTCACCTTCTCCATAA